In the genome of Triticum urartu cultivar G1812 chromosome 5, Tu2.1, whole genome shotgun sequence, one region contains:
- the LOC125509351 gene encoding 20 kDa chaperonin, chloroplastic-like, protein MASVHLCGPKVASAAMAKPALADGLRIPTSSSARPVPTGRRLRGLVVRAATVVSPKYTSVKPLGDRVLVKTKTTEDKTAGGILLPTTAQSRPQAGEVVAVGEGRSLGSNIVEISVPVGAKVIYSKYAGTELEFNDTTHLIMKEDDIIGILDTDDVKDLKPLSDRILIKVAESEEETAGGLLLTQASKEKPSVGTVVAVGPGPLGDDGSRTPLSITPGSSVLYSKYAGSEFKGSEGEYIVLRSSDVIAVLSS, encoded by the exons ATGGCGTCGGTGCATCTGTGCGGCCCGAAGGTGGCGTCGGCGGCGATGGCGAAGCCGGCGCTGGCGGACGGGCTCCGCATCCCCACTTCTTCGTCGGCGCGTCCCGTGCCGACGGGGCGCAGGCTCCGGGGCCTCGTCGTCAGGGCCGCCACGGTCGTGTCGCCCAAG TATACTTCTGTGAAACCATTGGGAGATAGGGTACTAGTGAAGACCAAGACTACTGAGGATAAAACTGCTGGAGGGATATTGCTTCCAACAACAGCTCAGTCAAGACCACAAGCAGGGGAGGTTGTTGCAGTTGGAGAGGGGAGAAGCTTAGGCAGCAACATCGTCGAGATCAGTGTTCCG GTTGGTGCCAAAGTTATTTACTCTAAATACGCTGGCACCGAGCTGGAATTCAATGATACCACCCACCTCATTATGAAAGAAGATGACATCATTGGTATTCTTGACACTGATGACGTGAAAGATCTGAAGCCACTGAGTGACCGTATTCTCATTAAG GTTGCAGAGTCTGAAGAGGAAACTGCTGGCGGTTTGCTATTGACACAGGCGTCGAAAGAGAAGCCTTCCGTTGGAACA GTGGTCGCCGTTGGCCCCGGGCCATTGGGCGATGATGGCAGCAGGACACCATTGTCAATCACTCCTGGAAGCAGCGTGCTGTACTCCAAGTATGCAGGAAGCGAGTTCAAGGGTTCGGAAGGCGAGTACATTGTTCTCAGGTCATCTGACGTGATAGCGGTGCTGTCATCATAA
- the LOC125509349 gene encoding uncharacterized protein LOC125509349 → MAAKPKPPAKPWPPATSTSTSHTKTTTRPFIAAASCEDGDDDFQIPPPASRPRPLKPSSNGAVSRRLRKKLQLPSPYSGKENRPVASGTASAESVVTVAAAAAETLAARSRVGTGTRRVPEGKEVTAGGICGISRSHSDGPKVGATENTGLGGYDGCNGSSSRFPNSRESSVFESGETCDLGSWHCEEAEGVSRACGAVPEERVVGGISGSWLHGSVFDEGNVDIETEIASRSETQKKERTGFEVHDGNYHSCSTESELLVPDSKYGFGGEDCKYFQEPGLGISSLVSEERKVAVEDAATLSPQTREKKSSSAADCVEYQSSNSVESVLQESCKTQHFEHGDCDNFEIGTQLNELINLCMEDQVHSHRNSRASTIEGNKLDSGRFESVYKVQCPLCGLDISDLSEELQLAHTNNCLDKDEPAKESNPNRERGPCYGENIENKCVVEWLRNLGLSKYEEIFTKEEVDWETLQWLTEEDLLGMGITSLGPRKKIIHALGELRKKNDNANDTEADVLISENTKRTKGPMDGNKLITEFFRCSSSDQKQREHKVKKPSNLNNQKNSSAKVATSRGRTRKAKVKDTPLWCCIPGTPFRVDAFRYLRGDCCHWFLTHFHLDHYQGLTKSFCHGKIYCTSITANLVHHKIGVAWDRMHVLPLNKRITVAGVDLTCFDANHCPGSIIILFEPPNGKAVLHTGDFRFSSEMANNPVLQSSHIHTLILDTTYCNPRYDFPSQEIVIQFVIEAIQAEAFNPKTLFLIGSYTIGKERLFTEVARLLQKKIYVGAAKLQILKHLELPKEIMPWLTANEAESHIHVVPMWTLASFKRLKHLSSQYADRYDLIVAFCPTGWSFGKGRKKTPGRRWQQGTIIRYEVPYSEHSSFTELREFVRFISPEHIVPSVNNDGPESADAMLAQLLND, encoded by the exons ATGGCGGCGAAGCCCAAGCCCCCCGCGAAGCCATGGCCGCCGGCGACCTCCACCTCCACTTCCCATACCAAGACCACGACCAGGCCCTTCATCGCCGCCGCAAGCTGCGAAGACGGCGACGACGACTTCCAGATCCCTCCTCCCGCCAGCCGCCCCCGCCCCTTGAAGCCCTCCTCCAATGGCGCCGTCTCGCGCCGCCTCCGTAAGAAGCTACAGCTGCCATCACCCTACTCCGGGAAGGAGAACCGTCCCGTTGCCAGCGGCACTGCTTCCGCCGAGAGTGTTGTTACAGTGGCTGCGGCGGCTGCCGAAACCCTAGCGGCCCGTTCGAGGGTCGGTACCGGCACGCGCCGCGTACCTGAGGGCAAAGAAGTGACGGCTGGAGGAATTTGCGGCATATCGAGATCCCATTCCGATGGCCCCAAGGTAGGCGCTACTGAGAATACAGGATTGGGCGGATACGACGGTTGCAACGGAAGTTCCAGTCGCTTCCCCAATTCGAGGGAATCCAGTGTTTTCGAGTCAGGCGAAACATGTGATTTGGGAAGTTGGCACTGTGAAGAGGCGGAAGGGGTCTCCAGGGCTTGTGGTGCGGTTCCTGAGGAGAGGGTGGTGGGGGGAATATCTGGTTCATGGCTCCATGGCTCTGTCTTTGATGAAGGGAATGTGGATATAGAAACTGAGATTGCATCTAGATCGGAGACCCAAAAGAAAGAGCGGACTGGATTTGAAGTTCATGACGGCAACTACCACTCATGTTCTACAGAATCAGAGCTTTTAGTGCCGGATTCAAAATATGGTTTTGGAGGTGAAGACTGCAAATACTTCCAAGAGCCTGGATTAGGAATCTCTAGCTTGGTTTCTGAAGAGAGAAAAGTTGCTGTGGAAGATGCTGCTACTCTCAGTCCTCAGACTAGGGAGAAGAAATCAAGCTCAGCTGCAGATTGTGTAGAGTATCAATCCTCGAATTCAGTTGAATCGGTGCTTCAGGAATCATGTAAGACCCAGCATTTTGAACATGGCGATTGTGATAATTTTGAGATTGGAACCCAGCTTAATGAGCTCATAAACCTGTGCATGGAGGATCAGGTGCACAGTCATCGTAACAGCAGGGCATCAACTATTGAAGGGAATAAATTGGATTCTGGGAGGTTTGAGTCAGTTTATAAAGTTCAGTGCCCATTATGTGGGTTAGATATTTCTGATCTGAGTGAGGAGCTCCAGCTAGCACATACTAACAATTGCCTCGACAAAGATGAACCTGCTAAG GAATCTAATCCCAATCGTGAAAGAGGACCTTGCTATGGAGAAAATATTGAGAACAAGTGTGTTGTGGAATGGTTAAGGAACCTGGGGCTATCTAAATATGAGGAAATTTTTACCAAAGAAGAAGTTGACTGGGAGACCTTGCAGTGGCTCACAGAAGAG GATCTTCTAGGTATGGGAATCACTTCCCTTGGACCCAGAAAGAAAATTATCCATGCTCTCGGTGAATTAAGGAAGAAAAATGACAATGCTAATGACACAGAAGCAGATGTGTTAATTTCTGAAAATACTAAAAGGACTAAAGGTCCAATGGACGGGAATAAATTAATCACGGAATTCTTTCGGTGTTCCTCATCTGATCAGAAACAGAGAGAGCACAAAGTCAAGAAACCATCTAACTTAAATAACCAGAAAAATTCTAGTGCCAAGGTGGCTACTAGCAGAGGTCGTACTCGTAAAGCAAAGGTTAAAGATACACCTCTTTGGTGTTGCATCCCAGGAACACCTTTTCGAGTG GATGCATTTCGCTACTTACGAGGAGATTGCTGCCACTGGTTTTTGACACACTTCCATCTAGACC ATTACCAAGGCTTGACTAAGAGCTTTTGTCATGGGAAGATATACTGTACCTCAATAACAGCAAACCTTGTACACCATAAGATTGGTGTCGCATGGGATAGAATGCATGTATTGCCACTGAACAAAAGGATTACTGTTGCCGGTGTTGATTTGACATGTTTTGATGCCAACCATTGCCCTGGATCAATAATCATCCTTTTTGAGCCTCCCAATGGTAAA GCTGTTCTACACACTGGAGACTTCCGATTTTCTTCGGAGATGGCCAACAATCCTGTTTTGCAGTCTTCTCACATCCACACTCTAATACTTGACACGACCTACTGTAATCCACGA TATGACTTCCCAAGTCAAGAGATTGTAATACAGTTTGTCATTGAGGCCATACAAGCAGAAGCTTTCAATCCGAAAACACTGTTTTTGATTGGCAGCTACACAATTG GAAAAGAAAGACTATTTACGGAGGTTGCCCGTTTGCTTCAAAAGAAAATATATGTTGGAGCTGCAAAGCTGCAAATACTGAAGCACTTGGAGCTTCCTAAGGAAATCATGCCCTGGTTGACAGCCAATGAAGCTGAAAGTCACATACATGTTGTCCCCATGTGGACTCTAGCAAGCTTCAAGCGGTTGAAACATTTATCGAGTCAATATGCT GACCGGTATGACCTCATTGTGGCATTCTGTCCTACTGGTTGGTCATTTGGTAAAGGGAGGAAAAAGACACCAGGCAGAAGATGGCAACAAGGGACAATCATCAG ATACGAAGTACCGTACAGTGAGCACAGTAGCTTCACAGAACTCCGAGAATTTGTCCGGTTCATATCACCAGAGCATATAGTTCCCAGTGTAAACAATGATGGCCCTGAGAGTGCGGATGCTATGCTGGCCCAACTGTTAAATGACTAG
- the LOC125509350 gene encoding uncharacterized protein LOC125509350: MASHDALWAKLCELELQLAAYKLLHAARRGEEDDAGADGAREPAGAGACRRGRQYDAYMRRRDARRVSVAAAHRSHHQQQQQRPSGVTRAGGRPSPLTVKCAARDTPQVRRTVPSGVSIPATPRKEHGALPLPRSRTVSSGAPEARPQSHRRRNSVGGDLLGDCATPRPFLRRGSGTGGAIGNLRSPRVHDLPSGSPSPRRPPQDQFVPKVAAGRHLRSVSELPLHATVESPRWAETPRPAQSRARKQWGSLESPPPVIFSAPAANPHMDLAKGLRKLLSFVRKGKSSEHQRAGGGRESGDGKPVKGWTACSVLDGPFERASLEGHRFPMTRAVGTSG, encoded by the coding sequence ATGGCGAGCCACGACGCGCTCTGGGCCAAGCTCTGCGAGCTGGAGCTGCAGCTCGCGGCGTACAAGCTGCTGCACGCCGCGCGGCGCGGGGAGGAGGACGACGCGGGCGCGGACGGCGCGCGGGAGCCCGCGGGGGCCGGCGCCTGCCGCCGCGGCAGGCAGTACGACGCCTACATGCGCCGGCGCGACGCCAGGCGCGTGTCCGTCGCCGCGGCGCACAGGAGCcaccaccagcagcagcagcagaggccGAGCGGCGTCACGCGCGCCGGCGGCAGGCCGAGCCCGCTCACCGTCAAGTGCGCCGCTCGGGACACGCCGCAGGTGAGGAGGACGGTGCCGTCGGGAGTGTCCATCCCGGCCACCCCGAGGAAGGAGCACGGCGCGCTGCCACTGCCCAGGAGCAGGACGGTGAGCAGCGGCGCGCCGGAAGCGAGGCCGCAGTCGCACAGAAGGCGGAACAGCGTCGGCGGGGACTTGTTGGGCGACTGCGCCACGCCGAGGCCGTTCCTCAGGCGCGGCAGCGGGACGGGCGGCGCGATCGGGAACCTGCGGTCGCCGAGGGTGCACGACCTCCCCAGCGGCAGCCCGAGCCCGAGGCGGCCGCCGCAGGACCAGTTCGTCCCAAAGGTGGCGGCCGGGCGCCACCTCCGGTCCGTGTCGGAGCTGCCGCTCCACGCGACGGTGGAGTCACCAAGGTGGGCGGAGACGCCGCGGCCGGCCCAGTCACGGGCGAGGAAGCAGTGGGGCAGCCTGGAGAGCCCGCCGCCGGTGATCTTCTCGGCTCCGGCGGCCAACCCGCACATGGACCTGGCCAAGGGGCTCCGGAAGCTGCTGAGCTTCGTGAGGAAGGGCAAGAGCAGCGAGCACCAGCGTGCCGGCGGTGGACGTGAATCCGGCGACGGGAAGCCCGTGAAGGGGTGGACAGCTTGCTCCGTCCTTGATGGCCCGTTCGAACGTGCGAGCCTGGAGGGGCACCGGTTCCCCATGACACGGGCAGTCGGCACCTCCGGATGA